In Rosa chinensis cultivar Old Blush chromosome 1, RchiOBHm-V2, whole genome shotgun sequence, a genomic segment contains:
- the LOC112181553 gene encoding UPF0187 protein At3g61320, chloroplastic: protein MLTQPTNCIKPTSNILFSSNSIPKTFSGLHPRLPLHPRTLSFKLHCSQYPNPTPSSSSSSPFQPLISILQVIPDWADEIKERGFRQDRTLYDHEKWVHHRSSYRHLRHFLTSLSSRVILSLIPPVIAFTLVAVVIASYNTAVALEWLPEFFPILRSSTLPYQLTAPALALLLVFRTEASYSRFEEGRKAWTKVIAGANDFARQIISGVENPGDAELKKALLQYVVAFPVALKCHVIYGSNMGRDLQNLLELDDLLVVLSSKHGPGCIIEFISQNIRMLKLEESRRNMLESNMSCFHEGIGICENLIGTPIPLSYTRLTSRFLVLWHLTLPIILWDDCHWIVVPATFISAASLFCIEEVGVLIEEPFPMLALDDLCKSVQENVQEALAREKLIQARLTAKGRTQTKKQHSTNGQPKS, encoded by the exons ATGCTGACGCAACCCACAAACTGCATCAAACCCACCTCCAACATCCTCTTCTCTTCCAACTCTATCCCCAAGACTTTCTCAGGATTACATCCACGCCTTCCCCTGCATCCCAGAACCCTCTCATTCAAACTCCACTGCTCACAGTATCCAAACCCAACtccatcctcatcttcttcttctccattccAACCCCTAATCTCAATCCTCCAGGTCATACCGGACTGGGCCGACGAAATCAAAGAGCGTGGCTTTAGACAGGACAGAACACTCTATGACCATGAGAAATGGGTTCACCACAGAAGCTCCTACCGCCACCTCCGCCACTTCCTCACCAGCCTTTCCTCGAGGGTGATTTTGTCTTTAATCCCTCCGGTGATTGCTTTCACCTTGGTGGCGGTGGTGATTGCCAGCTACAATACAGCAGTTGCATTGGAGTGGCTTCCGGAATTTTTCCCCATCTTGAGGTCCTCAACTCTGCCGTACCAGCTCACAGCGCCGGCATTGGCGCTGTTGTTGGTGTTCAGGACAGAGGCTTCTTATTCGAGGTTTGAAGAAGGGAGGAAGGCTTGGACTAAAGTGATTGCCGGGGCTAATGATTTTGCCAGGCAGATCATTTCCGGAGTTGAGAATCCTGGTGATGCAGAGCTAAAGAAGGCACTTTTGCAGTATGTTGTGGCCTTCCCGGTTGCACTCAAG TGTCATGTCATTTATGGCTCAAATATGGGACGTGACCTCCAAAATTTGCTTGAACTAGATGACCTGCTAGTTGTTTTAAGCTCAAAACATGGACCTGGCTGCATTATTGAGTTCATCTCCCAGAACATCCGAATGCTAAAGTTGGAGGAATCAAGGAGAAATATGTTG GAATCAAATATGTCTTGTTTCCATGAAGGAATTGGCATATGTGAAAATCTCATTGGTACTCCCATTCCTCTCTCTTATACACGCTTGACTTCAAGGTTTCTAGTCCTCTGGCATCTCACTCTCCCTATCATACTTTGGGATGACTGCCACTGGATTGTGGTACCTGCTACCTTTATTAGCGCTGCTTCATTGTTCTGCattgaggaa GTCGGTGTTCTCATTGAAGAGCCATTTCCAATGCTTGCCCTTGATGACCTTTGCAAATCTGTTCAAGAGAACGTACAGGAGGCTCTTGCAAGAGAAAAACTAATTCAAGCACGGCTTACTGCAAAAGGAAGGACCCAAACCAAGAAGCAGCACTCGACAAATGGTCAGCCGAAATCCTAG
- the LOC112181554 gene encoding uncharacterized protein LOC112181554, which translates to MNPQVDKLVRRTTIVATITASYFLLTADYGSEPNVLDPIKKAIQSAESSVKDFIFGSKTQPPESQVKELGPNSAKERP; encoded by the exons ATGAACCCACAAGTGGATAAGCTGGTGAGGAGGACTACTATAGTGGCTACTATCACTGCTTCCTATTTTCTCTTAACCGCTGATTATGGCTCTGAGCCCAATGTTCTTGACCCT ATTAAGAAGGCAATACAGTCTGCAGAAAGCTCCGttaaagacttcatctttggatCAAAGACTCAACCTCCAGAAAGCCAAGTGAAGGAGCTGGGCCCTAACAGCGCAAAGGAACGTCCTTAG